One window of bacterium CG_4_10_14_0_2_um_filter_33_32 genomic DNA carries:
- a CDS encoding cell division/cell wall cluster transcriptional repressor MraZ, whose protein sequence is MFIGEYQHSVDSKGRVAIPAKFRAALKKGAVVTRGLDKCLFLYPKKDWNELAAKLANLPISQKDARAFARLMLAGAMDVDVDKQGRINLPSYLRDYSTVKNNAVITGLYNRLEIWDSKEWEQYKNNAEKESSDIAEHLGNLGV, encoded by the coding sequence ATGTTTATAGGAGAATACCAACATTCAGTAGACTCAAAAGGCAGAGTAGCAATACCCGCTAAATTTCGTGCAGCCTTGAAAAAAGGAGCAGTCGTAACTAGGGGTTTGGACAAATGTTTGTTTTTATATCCAAAGAAAGATTGGAACGAGCTTGCTGCCAAATTAGCAAATCTTCCAATAAGCCAGAAAGACGCAAGAGCATTTGCCAGGCTTATGTTAGCCGGAGCCATGGATGTTGATGTTGATAAGCAGGGTAGAATCAATTTGCCATCATATTTAAGAGATTATTCAACCGTTAAAAATAATGCAGTTATTACGGGTTTATATAACCGTTTGGAAATTTGGGATAGTAAGGAATGGGAGCAATATAAAAATAATGCAGAGAAAGAAAGCTCAGATATTGCTGAGCACCTAGGAAACCTAGGAGTTTAA